The proteins below come from a single Streptomyces sp. M92 genomic window:
- a CDS encoding choice-of-anchor A family protein, with the protein MHSIRQRMAALRPRLGRTGLACALVAGLAPVLVVGTGAAPAQADPLPGGLGPCVPGNCPDPYPEINNGPFAGRDNGINVFAGDDFLVRGRAAEAEGRVVVLDDFDMDKDAGGSAVYDIGIAGVGSRVPPPDGADFLTTGGDITVADGQRLLADGGVVRYAGTLTGTVTGDLEPDPDAADPYLALRDQLTTASQCYARVDGQSRPATGTAVNQGYQTLFTGDGTSGIQVFNVDFDLASPTGGQQGIVFENIPDDATILVNILGSDRVINTYSGGIDDATDPLNAYRERLLWNFPDATTVDLVGTGQFQGSVLVGQQDSMATVSLPGINGRFFSSGSITHTSPQTGVEFHAYPFDGDLPSCGDDPGPGPDPVTGEVRVEKTDAESGDALAGAEFELWEETNGVDGLQTDGADPDTQVGGVCTTDAEGLCAQTVEPGTYYWRETSAPDGYELPDPDVFGPLELTEANAEDGVQVGAENTAGAEPGPETGQVRVRKTDAETGEVLSGAEFELWEETNGVGGLQTDGADPDTQVGGSCVTGALGLCARTVETGTYYWRETAAPDGYELPDPNVFGPLVLTDDNLDEGVQADAENTAEDEPGPGPGPEDEGSVEVEKTDAESGDALAGAEFELWEETNGEAGLQTDGADPDTLTGTCTTDAFGGCVFDGLEPGSYYLRETAVPDGYELPADPVTGPYEVTEENAGDGVTVRIDNERDDSDGDGDGDGDGDGDHGGYGDGGAGGYGDK; encoded by the coding sequence ATGCACTCCATCAGACAACGCATGGCCGCGCTCCGGCCCCGCCTGGGGCGGACCGGACTGGCGTGCGCGCTCGTGGCGGGCCTCGCCCCCGTACTGGTCGTCGGCACGGGCGCCGCCCCGGCGCAGGCCGACCCCCTGCCGGGCGGCCTCGGCCCGTGTGTGCCGGGCAACTGCCCCGACCCGTACCCCGAGATCAACAACGGCCCGTTCGCCGGCCGGGACAACGGCATCAACGTCTTCGCCGGCGACGACTTCCTCGTCCGCGGCCGGGCCGCCGAGGCGGAGGGCCGGGTCGTCGTCCTCGACGACTTCGACATGGACAAGGACGCGGGCGGCAGCGCGGTCTACGACATCGGCATCGCGGGCGTCGGCTCGCGCGTGCCGCCGCCGGACGGAGCGGACTTCCTGACCACCGGCGGCGACATCACCGTCGCGGACGGGCAGCGGCTGCTCGCCGACGGCGGGGTCGTCCGCTACGCCGGGACGCTGACCGGCACCGTGACCGGCGACCTCGAACCCGACCCGGACGCCGCCGATCCCTACCTGGCGCTGCGCGACCAGCTCACCACGGCCAGCCAGTGCTACGCGCGGGTGGACGGCCAGTCCCGGCCCGCCACCGGCACGGCCGTGAACCAGGGCTACCAGACGCTGTTCACCGGGGACGGGACGTCCGGCATCCAGGTGTTCAACGTGGACTTCGACCTCGCGAGCCCCACCGGCGGGCAGCAGGGGATCGTCTTCGAGAACATCCCCGACGACGCGACGATCCTGGTGAACATCCTCGGCTCCGACCGCGTCATCAACACCTACAGCGGCGGCATCGACGATGCCACCGACCCGCTCAACGCCTACCGCGAGCGCCTCCTGTGGAACTTCCCCGACGCCACCACCGTCGATCTCGTCGGCACGGGCCAGTTCCAGGGCAGCGTGCTGGTCGGGCAGCAGGACTCGATGGCGACGGTGTCGCTGCCCGGCATCAACGGGCGCTTCTTCAGCAGCGGTTCCATCACCCACACCAGCCCGCAGACGGGCGTCGAGTTCCACGCGTACCCGTTCGACGGCGACCTGCCGTCCTGCGGTGACGACCCGGGGCCCGGCCCCGACCCGGTGACCGGTGAGGTGCGGGTCGAGAAGACGGACGCGGAGAGCGGGGACGCCCTCGCCGGGGCCGAGTTCGAGCTGTGGGAGGAGACCAACGGCGTAGACGGGCTCCAGACGGACGGTGCCGACCCCGACACCCAGGTCGGCGGCGTCTGCACGACGGACGCGGAGGGCCTGTGCGCGCAGACCGTCGAGCCGGGCACGTACTACTGGCGTGAGACCTCCGCGCCCGACGGCTACGAGCTGCCCGACCCGGACGTGTTCGGCCCGCTGGAGCTGACCGAGGCGAACGCCGAGGACGGAGTCCAGGTCGGTGCCGAGAACACGGCCGGCGCCGAGCCCGGCCCGGAGACGGGACAGGTCCGGGTCCGGAAGACCGACGCCGAGACGGGCGAGGTGCTCAGCGGGGCGGAGTTCGAGCTGTGGGAGGAGACCAACGGCGTCGGCGGTCTCCAGACGGACGGTGCCGACCCCGACACCCAGGTCGGCGGCTCCTGCGTGACCGGTGCCCTCGGGCTGTGCGCGCGGACGGTGGAGACCGGTACGTACTACTGGCGTGAGACCGCCGCGCCCGACGGCTACGAGCTGCCCGACCCGAACGTCTTCGGCCCGCTGGTGCTGACGGACGACAACCTCGACGAGGGTGTCCAGGCCGACGCGGAGAACACCGCCGAGGACGAGCCCGGCCCCGGCCCCGGCCCCGAGGACGAGGGCTCCGTCGAGGTGGAGAAGACGGACGCGGAGAGCGGGGACGCCCTCGCCGGGGCGGAGTTCGAGCTGTGGGAGGAGACCAACGGTGAGGCCGGCCTCCAGACGGACGGTGCCGACCCCGACACCCTGACCGGGACGTGCACCACGGACGCCTTTGGCGGCTGTGTCTTCGACGGTCTCGAGCCGGGCTCGTACTACCTGCGGGAGACCGCCGTGCCCGACGGGTACGAACTGCCCGCGGACCCGGTCACCGGTCCCTACGAGGTGACCGAGGAGAACGCCGGGGACGGCGTCACCGTGCGGATCGACAACGAGCGCGACGACTCGGACGGCGACGGCGACGGTGACGGCGACGGTGACGGCGACCACGGCGGTTACGGCGACGGCGGCGCG